One Nicotiana tomentosiformis chromosome 4, ASM39032v3, whole genome shotgun sequence genomic window carries:
- the LOC138910265 gene encoding uncharacterized protein produces the protein MKREKLDKCFGRFLEMLKQLYVNIPFTEVLTQMPAYAKFLKKILSSKRKLEETTMVKLNAHWSEKFDKALYDSGASINLMPLSVFSKLEGELGVIKSVQLMLRVGNEKVVFQIKRMVKYPNDEVSAYSCFKLDIVGELAKKYKLYKLVGDTLERCITQSSKVEDEDPEIKKDAEALENENQVVDEEELKEEASKSNVELKVLPTHLKYAFLETNNFFVIISADLTGTQEQKLVELLKKHKKAIG, from the exons atGAAGCGGGAGAAACTTGACAAATGTTTTGGACGATTCTTGGAGATGCTCAAGCAACTTTATGTAAACATTCCCTTCACAGAGGTACTCACTCAGATGCCTGCTTATGCaaagtttttgaagaaaattctgtCTAGCAAGAGAAAATTAGAGGAAACAACTATGGTCAAGCTAAATGCCCACT GGAGTGAAAAGTTTGACAAGGCCCTCTATGATTCTGGGGCGTCTATAAATCTAATGCCTTTATCTGTATTCAGCAAACTGGAAGGTGAGCTTGGAGTGATCAAATCAGTACAA CTTATGCTTAGAGTGGGCAATGAAAAAGTGGTGTTTCAGATAAAGAGGATGGTGAAATACCCCAACGATGAGGTGTCCGCCTACTCATGTTTCAAGCTAGATATTGTAGGGGAATTAGCTAAAAAATACAAGTTATACAAGCTTGTGGGAGATACTCTAGAGAGGTGTATTACTCAGTCTAGCAAAGTAGAGGATGAAGATCCTGAAATAAAGAAAGATGCTGAAGCTCTTGAAAATGAGAATCAAGTGGTTGATGAGGAGGAACTAAAAGAGGAGGCGTCTAAGTCTAATGTGGAATTGAAAGTCCTACCCACTCACTTGAAATATGCCTTTCTTGAAACTAACAATTTTTTcgtgattatttctgctgacttGACAGGTACACAGGAGCAAAAGCTGGTGGAGCTGCTGAAAAAGCATAAGAAGGCCATTGG